From Candidatus Eremiobacterota bacterium, a single genomic window includes:
- a CDS encoding extracellular solute-binding protein, with amino-acid sequence MTTRRTFVRSAAALGAGLAAGSPLSALARRKNQVTDADVSKLYAAAKKEGKVVWWTGHYTQAAAERIGASFKQKYPGIDIELLRQTGQVLFQRLTQDLKANVHQVDVFATTDEAHMTILKKQNALAQFVPADIDKIPKEFQHLDPDDTYQLGDIALMLINYNPKKMPAPRGWKDLLDGRMKDLLTVGHPGFSGYVGNWVVAMTDKYGWDNYFKKFAQNNPKIGRSVFDATTDIVSGERVVGPGADSLALERKAGGNAISIAFPEDDTILVTAPVTVMKEAPHPNAARLFMNYYYSKEYSTTAASTFNLPLRLDVAPPTGVRI; translated from the coding sequence ATGACGACCAGACGCACGTTCGTTCGCAGCGCCGCCGCGCTCGGCGCGGGGCTCGCGGCGGGCTCGCCGCTCTCCGCGCTGGCGCGGCGCAAGAACCAAGTCACCGACGCCGACGTCTCGAAGCTCTACGCCGCGGCGAAGAAAGAAGGCAAGGTCGTGTGGTGGACCGGTCACTACACGCAAGCCGCCGCCGAGCGCATCGGCGCGTCGTTCAAGCAGAAGTACCCGGGGATCGACATCGAGCTGCTGCGCCAGACCGGCCAGGTGCTGTTCCAGCGCCTCACCCAGGACCTGAAGGCGAACGTGCACCAAGTCGACGTCTTCGCCACCACCGACGAAGCGCACATGACGATCCTCAAGAAGCAGAACGCGCTGGCGCAGTTCGTCCCCGCCGACATCGACAAGATCCCCAAGGAGTTCCAGCACCTCGACCCCGACGACACCTACCAGCTCGGCGACATCGCGCTGATGCTGATCAACTACAACCCGAAGAAGATGCCGGCGCCGCGCGGCTGGAAAGACCTGCTCGACGGACGGATGAAGGATCTGCTCACCGTCGGCCATCCGGGGTTCAGCGGGTACGTCGGCAACTGGGTCGTCGCGATGACCGACAAGTACGGCTGGGACAACTACTTCAAGAAGTTCGCGCAGAACAACCCGAAGATCGGGCGCTCGGTCTTCGACGCGACGACCGACATCGTCTCCGGCGAGCGGGTCGTCGGACCCGGCGCCGACAGCCTCGCGCTCGAGCGGAAAGCCGGCGGCAACGCGATCAGCATCGCGTTCCCCGAGGACGACACGATTCTCGTCACCGCGCCGGTCACGGTGATGAAGGAGGCGCCGCACCCCAACGCCGCGCGGCTGTTCATGAACTACTACTACTCGAAGGAGTACTCGACGACCGCGGCCTCGACGTTCAACCTGCCGCTGCGGCTCGACGTCGCGCCGCCGACCGGCGTGCGGATC
- a CDS encoding FAD-binding protein: MLARRVESRLRAELAGEVYFDRTTRGLYATDASIYQIMPLGVVVPRTAGDVEAAITIAREEGVPITARGGGTSQCGQTVNSGLIVDVSKCLREIVSLDTAARRVRVQPGIVLDELNRALKKDGLFFPVDPSTASRATLGGMAANNSSGARSIRYGIMAHNVAGIDAVLADGTRAYFGEVSASGDGDAASGNSATPARYRELVERVRAIAAREASEIDARIPKVQRNVGGYAIHTVRPGAPFNMAKLLVGSEGTLAFFTAIDLELQPLPRAKALGVCHFPAFADAMRSTEALVALNPVAVELVDRTMIELSREIAAFAPIMAKYVRGEPGSLLLVEFSGDDPAPLARKLDELDETMASLGFPHAVVKLTDAAQQSEMWEVRAAGLNIMTSMRGDAKPVSIIEDCAVPLRHLADYTERLNRIFAKYGTTGTFYAHASVGCLHVRPVLNVKRDEDVGKLRAIAEEAFAIVREYGGAHSGEHGDGIVRSEFHEAMFGPRIVAAFREIKTAFDPANVLNPGKIVDPPKMDDRALFRYGPSYAPLPLKTELDWSEWGGFAGAVEMCNNNGACRKGAGGAMCPSYRVTADEHHVTRGRANGLRLALTGQLGRDGLTPQELYDALDLCVSCKACRRECPTGVDMARMKIEFLAHYRARHGIPLADRIVAALPRIAHRLGPLRRVANVSARVPALAKLLERTAGFTAKRPLPRWHARPYREPRASGAARARNGEVVLFVDTFNRWFEADVARAAEEVLRAAGYAPVFARAGSGGARPLCCGRTYLSAGQLDQARAEARRTLAALAPYAERGVPIVGLEPSCLLTLRDEFLALEPTEPARTVAKQAFLFEEFVARELDAGRWDPPLRPLGVQAVVHGHCHQKAFGAMPAVVRALRAIPGLDASVIDASCCGMAGTFGYEAEHYELSMKMAERDLLPAVRAAGAHTLVVADGMSCKHQIAHGAGRGALHVAEVYRAALRQSPGPPADDHTTFGSAP; the protein is encoded by the coding sequence GTGCTCGCGCGGCGCGTCGAGTCGCGGTTGCGCGCGGAGCTGGCCGGCGAAGTCTACTTCGACCGCACGACGCGCGGCTTGTACGCGACCGATGCGTCGATCTACCAGATCATGCCGCTCGGCGTGGTGGTTCCGCGCACGGCCGGCGACGTCGAGGCGGCGATCACGATCGCGCGCGAAGAGGGTGTTCCGATCACCGCGCGCGGGGGTGGCACCTCGCAGTGCGGGCAGACCGTGAACAGCGGGCTGATCGTCGACGTCAGCAAGTGCCTGCGCGAGATCGTCTCGCTCGACACCGCGGCGCGGCGCGTGCGCGTGCAGCCGGGGATCGTGCTCGACGAGCTCAACCGCGCGCTCAAGAAAGACGGATTGTTCTTTCCGGTCGACCCGTCGACGGCGAGCCGCGCCACGCTCGGCGGGATGGCGGCGAACAACAGCTCGGGCGCGCGCTCGATCCGCTACGGCATCATGGCCCACAACGTCGCCGGGATCGACGCGGTCCTGGCGGACGGAACGCGCGCGTACTTCGGCGAGGTCTCCGCGAGCGGCGACGGCGACGCGGCGAGCGGGAACAGCGCAACGCCGGCGCGCTACCGCGAGCTGGTCGAGCGCGTCCGCGCGATCGCGGCGCGCGAGGCGAGCGAGATCGACGCGCGGATCCCCAAGGTGCAGCGCAACGTCGGCGGCTACGCGATCCACACCGTCCGGCCCGGCGCACCGTTCAACATGGCGAAGCTGCTGGTCGGCTCGGAAGGGACGCTCGCGTTCTTCACCGCGATCGACCTCGAGCTGCAACCGCTTCCCCGCGCGAAAGCGCTCGGCGTCTGCCACTTCCCCGCCTTCGCCGACGCCATGCGCTCGACCGAAGCGCTGGTCGCGCTGAACCCGGTCGCGGTGGAGCTGGTCGACCGCACGATGATCGAGCTCTCGCGCGAGATCGCCGCCTTTGCGCCCATCATGGCGAAGTACGTGCGCGGCGAGCCGGGCTCGCTGCTGCTCGTCGAATTCTCCGGCGACGACCCCGCGCCGCTCGCGCGCAAGCTCGACGAGCTCGACGAGACGATGGCCTCGCTCGGTTTTCCGCACGCCGTGGTGAAGCTGACCGACGCGGCGCAGCAGAGCGAGATGTGGGAAGTTCGCGCGGCCGGGCTCAACATCATGACGTCGATGCGCGGCGACGCGAAGCCGGTCTCGATCATCGAAGACTGCGCCGTTCCGCTACGGCATTTGGCGGACTACACCGAGCGGCTGAACCGTATCTTCGCGAAGTACGGGACGACCGGGACGTTCTACGCACACGCGTCGGTCGGGTGCCTGCACGTGCGGCCGGTGCTGAACGTGAAGCGCGACGAGGACGTCGGCAAGCTGCGCGCGATCGCCGAGGAGGCGTTCGCGATCGTGCGCGAGTACGGCGGCGCGCACTCCGGCGAGCACGGCGACGGGATCGTGCGCTCCGAGTTTCACGAAGCGATGTTCGGGCCGCGAATTGTCGCGGCGTTCCGCGAGATCAAGACGGCGTTCGATCCCGCCAACGTGCTCAATCCCGGCAAGATCGTCGACCCGCCGAAGATGGACGACCGCGCGCTCTTCCGCTACGGGCCGAGCTACGCGCCGCTGCCGCTGAAGACCGAGCTGGACTGGTCGGAATGGGGCGGCTTCGCCGGCGCGGTCGAGATGTGCAACAACAACGGGGCCTGCCGAAAGGGTGCCGGCGGCGCGATGTGCCCTTCGTATCGCGTGACGGCCGACGAGCACCACGTCACCCGCGGGCGCGCCAACGGCTTGCGGCTCGCGCTGACCGGCCAGCTCGGCCGCGACGGGCTCACCCCGCAAGAACTGTACGACGCGCTCGACCTGTGCGTCTCGTGCAAGGCGTGCCGGCGCGAGTGCCCGACCGGGGTCGACATGGCGCGCATGAAGATCGAGTTTCTCGCGCACTACCGCGCGCGGCACGGCATCCCGCTCGCCGACCGCATCGTTGCGGCCTTGCCGCGCATCGCGCACCGGCTCGGCCCGCTGCGCCGCGTCGCGAACGTGAGCGCGCGCGTTCCGGCGCTCGCGAAGCTGCTCGAGCGCACCGCGGGATTCACCGCGAAACGACCGCTGCCGCGCTGGCACGCGCGCCCGTATCGCGAACCGCGCGCGAGCGGCGCGGCACGCGCGCGCAACGGCGAGGTGGTGCTGTTCGTCGACACGTTCAACCGCTGGTTCGAAGCCGACGTCGCGCGCGCGGCCGAAGAGGTGTTGCGCGCCGCCGGCTACGCGCCGGTCTTCGCGCGCGCCGGCTCGGGCGGTGCGCGGCCGCTCTGCTGCGGGCGAACCTATCTCAGCGCGGGACAGCTCGATCAAGCGCGCGCCGAGGCGCGGCGAACGCTCGCCGCGCTCGCACCGTACGCCGAGCGCGGCGTCCCGATCGTCGGGCTAGAGCCTTCGTGCCTGCTGACCCTGCGCGACGAGTTCCTCGCCCTCGAGCCGACCGAACCGGCGCGAACGGTTGCGAAGCAAGCATTCCTCTTCGAAGAGTTCGTCGCGCGCGAGCTCGACGCGGGCCGCTGGGACCCGCCGCTGCGGCCGCTCGGCGTGCAGGCGGTCGTCCACGGCCACTGCCATCAGAAGGCGTTCGGCGCGATGCCGGCCGTCGTGCGCGCCCTGCGCGCGATCCCGGGCTTGGATGCCTCGGTGATCGACGCGTCGTGCTGCGGGATGGCCGGAACGTTCGGGTACGAGGCCGAGCACTACGAGCTCTCCATGAAAATGGCGGAGCGCGACCTGCTCCCCGCCGTCCGCGCCGCCGGGGCCCATACGCTCGTCGTCGCCGACGGGATGAGCTGCAAGCACCAGATCGCGCACGGAGCCGGCCGGGGCGCGCTGCACGTCGCGGAGGTATATCGCGCGGCACTGCGGCAAAGTCCAGGCCCACCGGCCGACGACCACACCACGTTCGGATCAGCACCATGA
- a CDS encoding aminotransferase class V-fold PLP-dependent enzyme — translation MSEFRSGVHFLQIPGPTNVPERVLRAIDRATIDHRGPVFAELALECIEGMKPVFKTSGPVIIWPASGSGGWEAALVNTLSPGDKVLMAETGQFAALWEKVARRMGLDVEVIPGDWRHGVDPDQIGARLEADKAHAIKAVAVVHNETSTGITSRVGDVRKAIDRVSHPALLMVDTVSSLASLDYCHDEWKVDVTVGGSQKGLMIPPGLSFNAISEKALAASKTARLPRSYWSWDDMLESNRTGYFPYTPATNLLYGLREALTMLQEEGLPAVFARHARHGEATRRAVRGWGLELVALDPREYSDTVTAIMVPDGFDADDVRRVILDRYDMSLGTGLGKLKGKVFRIGHLGSLNDLMLCGTLCGVQMGLELSNIPHGDGVKPALEFLTAPAASEKKLVAV, via the coding sequence ATGTCTGAATTTCGCAGCGGCGTGCACTTTTTGCAGATTCCCGGTCCCACGAACGTGCCGGAGCGGGTGCTGCGCGCGATCGACCGCGCGACGATCGACCACCGCGGTCCGGTCTTCGCGGAGCTCGCGCTCGAGTGCATCGAGGGGATGAAGCCGGTGTTCAAGACGTCCGGGCCGGTGATCATCTGGCCGGCGTCGGGGAGCGGCGGCTGGGAGGCCGCGCTGGTGAACACGCTCTCGCCGGGCGACAAAGTGCTGATGGCCGAGACCGGCCAGTTCGCGGCGCTGTGGGAGAAGGTCGCGCGGCGGATGGGGCTCGACGTCGAGGTCATCCCGGGCGACTGGCGGCACGGCGTCGATCCGGACCAGATCGGCGCGCGCCTCGAAGCCGACAAAGCGCACGCGATCAAAGCGGTCGCGGTCGTGCACAACGAGACCTCGACCGGGATCACCTCGCGCGTCGGCGACGTGCGCAAGGCGATCGACCGCGTGAGCCATCCCGCCCTGCTCATGGTCGACACGGTGTCCTCGCTCGCGTCGCTCGACTACTGCCACGACGAGTGGAAGGTCGACGTCACCGTAGGCGGCTCGCAGAAAGGGTTGATGATCCCGCCGGGGCTGTCGTTCAACGCGATCTCCGAGAAGGCGCTCGCGGCCTCGAAGACCGCGCGGCTCCCGCGCTCGTACTGGTCGTGGGACGACATGCTCGAGAGCAACCGCACCGGCTACTTCCCGTACACGCCGGCGACGAACTTGCTCTACGGCTTGCGCGAAGCGCTCACCATGCTGCAAGAAGAAGGTTTGCCGGCGGTGTTCGCGCGCCACGCGCGGCACGGCGAAGCGACGCGCCGCGCGGTGCGCGGCTGGGGCCTTGAGCTGGTCGCGCTCGACCCGCGCGAGTATTCCGACACGGTCACCGCGATCATGGTGCCCGACGGCTTCGACGCCGACGACGTGCGCCGCGTGATCCTGGACCGCTACGACATGTCGCTCGGCACCGGGCTCGGCAAGCTGAAGGGCAAAGTCTTCCGCATCGGCCACCTCGGCTCGCTCAACGACTTGATGCTGTGCGGAACGCTGTGCGGCGTGCAGATGGGCCTGGAGCTCTCGAACATCCCGCACGGCGACGGCGTGAAACCGGCACTGGAGTTCCTCACCGCGCCGGCGGCGTCCGAGAAAAAGCTCGTCGCGGTTTAG
- a CDS encoding EamA family transporter, producing MSPRPSPVVYVALVVLALVWGYTWVAIKIGTAYASPLFVASARLAVATLILFAVLALTRRSLRPPPFVPTLVLGLLQTTGWTLLQTLAVARGGAGKSAVLGYTMPFWAALLAWPFLGERITGVRWVALALAAAGLALVVAPLDARSFPADALAVLAGLSWAASAVYAKRLRKRHDVELLSLTTWQLLWGTLPLVVLTLAFPAPIRWTPEFIAAMAFMSVGGGALGWFLWMFILSRLPAGVAGIASLATPVVGVAAAALQLHEIPGPAELLGMALILAALVVNSL from the coding sequence GTGAGCCCGCGGCCCTCGCCCGTCGTCTACGTTGCGCTCGTCGTGCTGGCGCTGGTGTGGGGCTACACCTGGGTCGCGATCAAGATCGGGACCGCCTACGCCTCGCCGCTCTTCGTCGCATCGGCGCGGCTCGCGGTCGCGACGCTCATCCTGTTCGCGGTGCTCGCGCTGACGCGCCGCTCGCTGCGGCCGCCGCCGTTCGTTCCGACGCTGGTGCTCGGGCTGCTGCAAACGACCGGGTGGACGCTGCTGCAGACGCTCGCCGTCGCGCGCGGCGGGGCGGGGAAGTCGGCGGTGCTCGGCTACACGATGCCGTTCTGGGCCGCGCTGCTGGCCTGGCCGTTCCTCGGCGAGCGCATCACCGGCGTGCGCTGGGTCGCGCTCGCGCTCGCCGCGGCGGGACTCGCGCTGGTGGTCGCGCCGCTCGACGCGCGCTCTTTCCCTGCCGACGCGCTCGCGGTACTGGCGGGGCTGTCGTGGGCGGCTAGCGCGGTCTACGCGAAGCGGCTGCGCAAGCGCCATGACGTCGAATTGCTCTCGCTGACGACGTGGCAGCTGCTGTGGGGGACGCTGCCGCTGGTCGTGCTGACGCTCGCGTTCCCCGCGCCGATCCGCTGGACGCCTGAGTTCATCGCCGCGATGGCGTTCATGTCGGTCGGCGGCGGCGCGCTCGGCTGGTTCTTGTGGATGTTCATCCTCTCGCGGCTGCCGGCGGGCGTGGCGGGGATCGCCTCGCTCGCGACCCCCGTCGTCGGCGTCGCGGCGGCCGCGCTCCAGCTTCACGAGATCCCCGGGCCGGCGGAGCTGCTCGGCATGGCGCTGATCCTCGCGGCGCTGGTCGTCAACTCGCTCTAG
- a CDS encoding TonB-dependent receptor: MTTSASSMKRGVVAVLMVFAFVLQETTSVLAGTTGAITGSVADAATNKAISGARVSVTSPSQSASTTTDATGRFSFISLNPDTYTVAVAAASGYEATSVSGVTVQADQTVTVNLTPQSLKVIGGVTSRAASALVKAGTTADVYSINAVTQDKVSAAGGGGNLNSAWSAISTVPGVFVQNGQVGYIGAAATISIRGGDYDQIGYELDGVPVNRAFDNYPSGPVSSLGQQELQVYTGAPAANAEANGISGYINQVIRTGTAPASRNLTLAIGTPIQYDKIAFEAGGANPARTFSYYLGAGAYNQSYRYYDQYDGASLQSLWGLALAPCPSAAPIGCHGPQGQDYTNGGQATAWALGPYDSFTGFTKKVQDRDTVANFHFGIPRKDGNRDDVQLLFDNNFINNITPNSTNDLGGAAFLNSIGEFPPFCGNAPCYADGYHFTGAPNGTVLPAGFTGGPAFAQPYLFPDSPGGRPFRSQIDPNRPDTFVNNQGIVKAQYQRNFGTNAFLRVYGYTYYSDWLQNAPQSAYLANAGLPVQYLLDSHTRGVSAQFSDQLNAQHLLSVQGSYTTATTMRYNNQGIGTNPVAGLLVDSTNPYSGICYDGTANPATNSGPCAFGTFTPARFTARTAYQGGVTPASTYGNNCGGHPCAYVVTGAGDAAVFNTVVPKFTSASITDQWKPTDRLNVNLGLRYDSFVFQGANTFNSPARQLFYNAYNLVHGTNVVNVTQQTESYGELQPRLGLTYTVNPTTVLRASYGRYAEAPNTAFEQYNYLQPNDVNSLARFGNFGLPTTSMHPVRPMVANNYDFSYEHSFKGDTSVKFTPFLRKTQDQIQQFFLDQRTVFVSGLNVGKQTSEGLELEIDKGDFSRNGLAGRLTFTYTNSYINYSRLGSGLSLVDPINGQIQGYNAYTSFCAANAGDARCQHGAGTPVAAPCYTTGGAAAPACGAGTIANPYWNAPVQALIDPNANFPTFSLFPGGLPGGGGYFTYGAPYVATLIAQYKHGPLAITPALQFSGGSRYGVPLATPGIQPDACGAPLPGSTANDPRYRYGAAGGSPYDATNCALNLSIPNPYTNRFDGIGGFVAPNSILLHTQITYDVNKRITLVGNFANIINRCWGGTKVPFAINQACSYTTPTIEGGGNPLIGNQYNPGWNLQPQSYTPYFPTFPAFPFNMYFEARIKL; encoded by the coding sequence ATGACAACGTCCGCTTCTTCGATGAAGCGCGGCGTCGTGGCGGTGCTGATGGTCTTCGCGTTCGTGCTCCAGGAAACGACAAGCGTTCTGGCCGGCACGACGGGAGCGATCACGGGATCCGTCGCCGACGCCGCAACGAACAAAGCGATCTCGGGCGCTCGCGTGAGCGTCACCAGCCCTTCGCAGTCGGCGTCGACGACGACCGACGCGACGGGCCGCTTCTCGTTCATCTCGCTGAACCCCGACACGTACACCGTCGCGGTCGCCGCGGCGTCGGGCTACGAGGCGACGAGCGTCTCGGGCGTCACCGTTCAAGCCGACCAAACGGTGACCGTCAACCTCACCCCGCAGTCGCTCAAAGTGATCGGCGGCGTCACCTCGCGCGCCGCGTCGGCGCTGGTGAAAGCCGGCACGACCGCCGACGTCTACTCGATCAACGCGGTGACGCAGGACAAAGTCTCCGCCGCGGGCGGCGGCGGCAACCTCAACAGCGCCTGGTCGGCGATCTCGACCGTGCCGGGCGTCTTCGTACAGAACGGCCAAGTCGGTTACATCGGCGCCGCCGCGACGATCAGCATCCGGGGCGGCGACTACGATCAGATCGGGTACGAGCTGGACGGCGTCCCCGTCAACCGCGCGTTCGACAACTATCCCTCCGGACCGGTCTCCTCGCTGGGTCAGCAGGAGCTGCAGGTCTACACCGGCGCACCGGCCGCCAACGCCGAGGCGAACGGCATCTCGGGCTACATCAACCAGGTGATTCGCACCGGCACGGCGCCGGCGTCGCGCAACCTGACGCTGGCGATCGGAACGCCGATCCAGTACGACAAGATCGCGTTCGAAGCGGGCGGCGCGAATCCGGCGCGCACGTTCTCGTACTACCTCGGCGCGGGCGCGTACAACCAGAGCTACAGGTACTACGATCAGTACGACGGCGCGAGCCTGCAATCGCTGTGGGGTCTGGCGCTCGCACCGTGCCCGAGCGCGGCGCCGATCGGATGTCACGGACCGCAAGGCCAGGACTACACCAACGGCGGGCAGGCCACGGCGTGGGCGCTCGGGCCCTACGACTCGTTCACCGGGTTCACCAAGAAGGTGCAAGACCGCGACACGGTCGCGAACTTCCACTTCGGAATCCCGCGCAAGGACGGCAACCGCGACGACGTCCAGCTGCTGTTCGACAACAACTTCATCAACAACATCACGCCCAACTCGACGAACGATCTCGGCGGGGCGGCGTTCCTGAACAGCATCGGTGAGTTCCCTCCCTTCTGCGGCAACGCGCCGTGCTATGCCGACGGCTATCACTTCACGGGTGCGCCGAACGGGACGGTTCTCCCGGCCGGGTTCACCGGCGGGCCCGCCTTCGCGCAGCCGTACCTGTTCCCGGATTCGCCGGGCGGACGGCCCTTCCGCAGCCAGATCGATCCGAACCGGCCCGACACATTCGTGAACAACCAGGGGATCGTGAAGGCGCAGTACCAGCGCAACTTCGGTACCAACGCGTTCCTGCGCGTGTACGGGTACACGTACTACTCCGACTGGCTGCAGAACGCGCCGCAGTCGGCGTATCTCGCCAACGCCGGGCTGCCGGTGCAATACCTGCTCGACAGCCATACGCGCGGCGTGAGCGCGCAGTTCTCCGACCAGCTCAACGCGCAGCACCTGCTCTCGGTGCAAGGCTCGTACACGACGGCGACGACGATGCGCTACAACAACCAGGGGATCGGCACCAACCCGGTCGCCGGGCTGCTCGTCGACTCGACGAACCCGTACAGCGGGATTTGCTACGACGGCACGGCAAACCCGGCGACGAATAGTGGGCCGTGCGCGTTCGGCACCTTCACGCCGGCCAGGTTCACGGCGCGGACGGCTTACCAGGGCGGGGTGACTCCCGCCAGCACCTACGGCAACAACTGCGGCGGCCACCCCTGCGCGTACGTGGTCACCGGCGCGGGCGACGCGGCGGTCTTCAACACCGTCGTGCCGAAATTCACCTCGGCCTCGATCACCGATCAGTGGAAGCCCACCGACCGGCTGAACGTGAACTTGGGGTTGCGCTACGACAGCTTCGTGTTCCAGGGCGCGAACACGTTCAACTCGCCGGCCCGGCAGCTGTTCTACAACGCGTACAACCTGGTCCACGGCACGAACGTCGTCAACGTGACGCAACAGACCGAGTCGTACGGCGAGCTCCAGCCGCGCCTCGGACTGACCTACACCGTCAACCCGACCACGGTTCTGCGCGCGAGCTACGGCCGCTACGCCGAAGCTCCGAACACCGCGTTCGAGCAGTACAACTACCTGCAGCCGAACGACGTGAACTCGCTCGCGCGGTTCGGCAACTTCGGGCTGCCGACGACGTCGATGCATCCCGTTCGCCCGATGGTCGCGAACAACTACGACTTCTCGTACGAGCACAGCTTCAAAGGCGACACGTCGGTGAAGTTCACCCCGTTCCTGCGCAAGACGCAGGACCAGATCCAGCAGTTCTTCCTCGATCAGCGAACGGTGTTCGTCTCCGGGCTGAACGTCGGCAAGCAGACCTCGGAAGGGCTGGAGCTCGAAATCGACAAGGGCGACTTCTCGCGCAACGGCCTGGCCGGGCGCCTGACGTTCACCTACACCAACAGCTACATCAACTACAGCCGCCTTGGGAGCGGGCTTTCGCTGGTCGACCCGATCAACGGCCAGATCCAGGGCTACAACGCGTACACCTCGTTCTGCGCGGCGAACGCGGGCGACGCGCGCTGCCAGCACGGCGCGGGAACACCGGTTGCCGCGCCGTGCTACACGACGGGAGGAGCTGCAGCACCGGCGTGCGGCGCGGGAACGATCGCGAACCCGTACTGGAACGCGCCGGTTCAGGCGCTGATCGATCCCAACGCGAACTTCCCGACGTTCAGCCTGTTCCCGGGCGGTCTGCCGGGCGGCGGCGGCTACTTCACCTACGGCGCACCGTACGTCGCGACGCTGATCGCGCAGTACAAGCACGGTCCGCTCGCGATCACCCCGGCGCTGCAGTTCTCGGGCGGCTCGCGCTACGGCGTCCCGCTCGCCACGCCGGGGATCCAACCCGACGCCTGCGGCGCCCCGCTGCCGGGCAGCACCGCCAACGACCCGCGCTATCGGTACGGCGCGGCCGGCGGTTCGCCGTACGACGCGACCAACTGCGCGCTGAACCTCTCGATCCCGAACCCCTACACGAACCGGTTCGACGGGATCGGCGGCTTCGTCGCGCCGAACTCGATCCTGCTTCACACGCAGATCACGTATGACGTGAACAAGCGGATCACGCTGGTCGGAAACTTCGCGAACATCATCAACCGCTGCTGGGGCGGGACGAAGGTACCGTTCGCGATCAACCAGGCGTGCAGCTACACCACGCCGACGATCGAAGGGGGCGGGAACCCGCTGATCGGCAACCAGTACAACCCCGGCTGGAACCTGCAGCCGCAGAGCTACACCCCGTACTTCCCGACGTTCCCCGCGTTCCCGTTCAACATGTACTTCGAGGCGCGGATCAAGCTCTGA